In the Gossypium arboreum isolate Shixiya-1 chromosome 10, ASM2569848v2, whole genome shotgun sequence genome, one interval contains:
- the LOC128281443 gene encoding MATH domain and coiled-coil domain-containing protein At3g58250-like, whose protein sequence is MDVNGLITKVTWRVEILSAVHSQSKSPGVNGQITKVTWRIENFSSIKDGMLSSENFTVDGNKWRLSIYPKGNKVDFLSILLEVADSATLPCGWSRNAQFGLAVINQFDREPSITDGIFC, encoded by the exons ATGGATGTTAATGGACTAATAACGAAGGTCACATGGAGGGTTGAAATTTTGAGTGCAGTTCATAGTCAGTCCAAGTCTCCGGGTGTTAATGGACAAATAACGAAGGTCACATGGAGGATCGAGAATTTCTCCAGTATTAAAGACGGAATGCTCTCTTCTGAAAATTTCACTGTTGATGGAAACAAATG GCGACTTAGCATCTACCCGAAGGGGAACAAAGTggattttttgtcaattttattAGAAGTTGCAGATTCAGCTACTTTGCCTTGTGGATGGAGTAGAAATGCCCAATTTGGACTTGCAGTCATCAATCAATTCGATCGTGAACCTTCCATTACGGATGGTATTTTTTGTTGA